The following are encoded in a window of Pseudophryne corroboree isolate aPseCor3 chromosome 3 unlocalized genomic scaffold, aPseCor3.hap2 SUPER_3_unloc_2, whole genome shotgun sequence genomic DNA:
- the LOC134983619 gene encoding oocyte zinc finger protein XlCOF6.1-like, translating to MANRKSGLIRKGEDLTGIKVEDLKEEEEEMYVMGDHPCKEVEIPTDIGTDGASNGNTPERCPRPLYSQDHTEENHSVPQEGQGEDRTDYKVEDIKEEEETYVCGDQQCKEEEIPKYIITEILADGHNSRNNSWQHLLTAPDCKLEDKDMMSFTQKSGLVRHRKTHIGVKPCSYYECRKCYESFLIPNHRVHKDKTSYLCTECGACFPHQSKLARHMRNHTGEKPFPCSDCGKRFKQNADLIKHQRTHTGEKPFSCPDCGKCFTRKQTLVCHQRTHTGEKPYPCSECGKCFTRKPSLICHQRTHTGEKPFTCSECERGFRFQSCLIKHQRSHTVEKLFLCFQCGKCFTCKSSLSYHQRIHTVSKSFACSECGKCFRFQVSLNKHQRVHTGEMPFTCSDCGKRFRFQPNLITHQRSHRLEDKPTL from the exons ATGGCAAATAGGAAATCTGGTCTGATCAGGAAG GGTGAGGACCTGACTGGTATTAAAGTAGAAGATCtaaaagaggaagaggaggagatgtATGTGATGGGTGATCACCCGTGTAAGGAggtggaaatccctacagatatcggcacag atggggccagtaacgggaataccccagagagatgtccccgtcctctgtattcccaggatcacacagaggagaatcacagtgtcCCACAGGAGGGTCAG GGTGAGGACCGGACTGATTATAAAGTAGAAGATATAAAAgaggaagaggagacgtatgtgtgTGGTGATCAGcaatgtaaggaggaggaaatccctaaatATATcatcacag AAATATTGGCAGATGGACACAACAGCAGGAATAACTCATGGCAACATCTCCTTACTGCTCCAGATTGCAAACTAGAAGATAAAGACATGAT gagTTTTACACAGAAATCGGGTCTCGTCAGGCATCGGAAAACTCACATAGGTGTAAAGCCATGCTCCTATTATGAATGCAGAAAATGTTACGAGTCTTTCCTTATTCCCAATCACAGAGTTCACAAAGATAAAACGTCATATCTATGCACTGAGTGTGGGGCCTGTTTTCCACATCAATCCAAACTTGCTAGACATATGAGGAATCACACGGGGGAGAAACCGTTTCCCTGCTCTGACTGCGGGAAACGCTTTAAACAGAATGCAGATCTTATTaagcatcagagaactcacacaggggagaagccgtTTTCGTGTCccgactgtgggaaatgttttacacgcaaacAAACTCTTGTTTgccatcagcgaactcacacaggcgagaagccgtatccctgttctgagtgtgggaaatgttttacacgtaaaCCTAGTCTAATTTGCCATCAACGAactcacacaggcgagaagccgtTTACCTGTTCTGAGTGTGAGAGAGGTTTCCGTTTTCAATCGTGTCTTatcaaacatcagagaagtcacacagtagagaagctgttCCTATGCtttcagtgtgggaaatgttttacctgtaaATCAAGCCTTTCTTACCATCAACGAATTCACACAGTTAGTAAGTCGTTTGCATGTTCTGAATGTGGCAAATGTTTTCGGTTCCAAGTAAGTCTTAATAAGCATCAGAGagttcacacaggtgagatgccatttacTTGTTCTGACTGTGGGAAACGTTTTCGGTTCCAACcaaatcttattacacatcagagaagccaCAGACTTGAGGACAAACCTACGTTGTAA